The following proteins are encoded in a genomic region of Arachis stenosperma cultivar V10309 chromosome 4, arast.V10309.gnm1.PFL2, whole genome shotgun sequence:
- the LOC130973015 gene encoding B3 domain-containing protein At2g33720-like → MLHQITNPNLPHISLELSLISSSFQQSKATNHGGSRNLKARKEPNQRNPKKSCFTRWGCSTSLELYDNPWKIKKKLTTSDLGKLNRLLFGSNLLENLMVPVLSMEAQREASCGMGTPIRVWDVDTMSMHYLILKRWASFKSYVLIGKWNKEFVRRRELKKGDVVGLHWDSYRQCFNFSVLKRAGDRY, encoded by the coding sequence ATGCTTCACCAAATAACAAACCCTAATCTTCCTCACATTTCTCTAGAATTATCTTTGATTTCTAGTAGCTTCCAGCAAAGCAAAGCTACCAATCATGGTGGATCAAGAAATTTGAAAGCAAGAAAGGAACCAAACCAAAGAAATCCCAAGAAAAGCTGCTTCACCAGGTGGGGGTGTTCAACATCATTGGAGCTTTACGACAATCCATGGAAGATCAAGAAAAAGCTGACGACGAGCGACCTCGGGAAGCTGAACCGACTCCTCTTCGGGTCGAATTTGCTGGAGAACCTGATGGTTCCGGTGCTAAGCATGGAAGCGCAAAGAGAAGCTTCGTGCGGCATGGGAACCCCAATTAGGGTTTGGGATGTTGATACCATGTCGATGCACTATCTTATTCTGAAGCGTTGGGCTTCTTTCAAGAGCTATGTTTTGATTGGGAAATGGAACAAAGAGTTtgtgagaagaagggagttGAAAAAGGGTGATGTTGTTGGCCTTCACTGGGATTCATATCGACAATGCTTCAACTTCTCTGTCCTTAAGCGTGCCGGTGATCGCTATTAA